The Pseudomonas iranensis genome includes a window with the following:
- the xdhC gene encoding xanthine dehydrogenase accessory protein XdhC, translated as MYNWIDALADLQNQGEPCVLVTIIEELGSTPRNAGSKMVVSADRMFDTIGGGHLEFKAMQIAREMLASGKQDTHLERFSLGASLGQCCGGATVLLFEPMGQVQAQIAVFGAGHVGRALVPLLASLPCRVRWIDSREAEFPEHIPHGVRKIVSEEPVDEVDDLPAGSYCIVMTHNHQLDLELTAAILKRNDFTWFGLIGSKTKRAKFEHRLRDRGFDPSVVQRMRCPMGIGEVKGKLPVEIAISIAGEIIATYNANFGQHSARAEPIARLLPASRRSQAAKLKASN; from the coding sequence ATGTACAACTGGATCGACGCCCTCGCCGACCTGCAGAATCAGGGCGAGCCCTGTGTGCTGGTGACGATCATCGAAGAACTCGGTTCGACGCCACGCAACGCCGGCTCGAAAATGGTCGTCAGTGCCGACCGGATGTTCGACACCATCGGTGGTGGGCATCTGGAATTCAAAGCCATGCAGATCGCCCGCGAGATGCTCGCCAGCGGCAAGCAGGACACCCATCTGGAGCGCTTCAGCCTCGGTGCCAGCCTCGGCCAGTGCTGCGGTGGCGCCACGGTGTTGCTGTTCGAACCCATGGGCCAGGTGCAAGCACAGATTGCCGTATTCGGTGCTGGGCATGTCGGTCGCGCCCTCGTGCCGCTGCTGGCCAGCCTGCCCTGCCGGGTGCGCTGGATCGATTCGCGCGAGGCCGAGTTCCCTGAACACATCCCCCACGGCGTGCGTAAAATCGTCAGCGAAGAGCCAGTGGACGAAGTCGATGATCTGCCTGCCGGCAGTTACTGCATCGTCATGACCCACAACCATCAGCTCGATCTGGAGCTGACCGCGGCGATTCTCAAGCGCAACGATTTTACCTGGTTCGGCCTGATCGGCTCGAAAACCAAACGTGCCAAATTCGAACACCGCCTGCGCGATCGTGGTTTCGACCCGAGCGTGGTGCAGCGCATGCGCTGCCCGATGGGCATCGGCGAAGTCAAAGGCAAATTGCCTGTGGAAATCGCCATCTCCATCGCCGGCGAAATCATCGCCACTTACAACGCCAATTTCGGCCAGCACAGCGCCCGCGCCGAACCGATTGCCCGACTGCTGCCCGCCTCGCGCCGCAGTCAGGCCGCCAAACTCAAAGCCTCAAACTGA
- the guaD gene encoding guanine deaminase, protein MPLTRKAYRAAILHSIADPAEVGIEASYEYFEDGLLVIDDGKISALGHASELLPTLPADIEINHYQDALITPGFIDTHIHLPQTGMVGSYGEQLLDWLNTYTFPCESQFGDKAHADEVADIFIKELLRNGTTTALVFGSVHPQSVNSFFEAAEKLDLRMIAGKVMMDRNAPDYLVDTAESSYVDSKALIERWHGKGRLHYAVTPRFAPTSTPEQLTLAGQLLTEYPDLYMQTHISENLKEIEWVKELFPERKGYLDVYDHYQLLGERSVFAHGVHLCDEECARLAETGSAISFCPTSNLFLGSGLFNLPMAEKHKLNVGLGTDVGGGTSFSLLQTLNEAYKVMQLQGARLSPFKSLYLATLGGARALRLEDKIGNLQPGSDADFLVLDYNATPLLSYRLKQSNNIAETLFVLMTLGDDRTVQQTYAAGALVHQR, encoded by the coding sequence ATGCCTCTGACTCGCAAAGCCTACCGCGCCGCCATCCTGCACAGCATCGCCGACCCTGCCGAAGTCGGTATCGAAGCCTCCTATGAATATTTCGAGGACGGCCTGCTGGTGATCGACGATGGCAAGATCAGCGCCCTCGGCCACGCCAGCGAACTGCTGCCAACCCTGCCGGCAGATATCGAGATCAACCATTATCAGGATGCGCTGATCACACCGGGCTTTATCGACACACACATTCACCTGCCGCAGACCGGCATGGTCGGCTCCTACGGCGAGCAATTGCTCGACTGGCTGAACACCTACACCTTTCCCTGCGAAAGCCAGTTTGGTGATAAGGCTCACGCCGACGAAGTGGCCGATATTTTCATCAAGGAACTGCTGCGCAACGGCACCACCACGGCGCTGGTGTTCGGCAGCGTGCATCCGCAATCGGTGAATTCGTTTTTCGAGGCCGCCGAGAAGCTTGATCTGCGCATGATCGCCGGCAAGGTGATGATGGACCGCAATGCCCCGGATTATCTGGTCGATACCGCCGAATCCAGCTACGTCGACAGCAAGGCGCTGATCGAGCGCTGGCACGGCAAGGGTCGCTTGCACTATGCGGTGACGCCGCGTTTTGCGCCGACCAGCACTCCGGAACAACTGACCCTGGCCGGGCAATTGCTGACGGAATATCCGGATCTGTACATGCAGACCCACATCAGCGAGAACCTCAAGGAGATCGAGTGGGTCAAGGAGCTGTTCCCGGAGCGCAAGGGCTACCTCGACGTCTACGATCACTACCAATTGCTCGGCGAACGCTCGGTATTCGCCCACGGCGTGCACCTGTGTGACGAAGAATGCGCGCGCCTGGCGGAAACCGGCTCGGCGATCTCGTTCTGCCCGACCTCGAACCTGTTCCTCGGCAGCGGCCTGTTCAACCTGCCGATGGCCGAGAAACACAAGCTCAATGTCGGCCTCGGCACCGACGTCGGCGGCGGCACCAGTTTCTCCCTGCTGCAAACCCTCAACGAAGCCTACAAGGTCATGCAACTGCAGGGCGCGCGCCTGAGTCCGTTCAAATCGTTGTATCTGGCGACCCTCGGGGGTGCGCGGGCGCTGCGTCTGGAAGACAAGATCGGTAACCTGCAACCGGGTTCGGATGCCGACTTCCTGGTGCTGGATTACAACGCCACGCCGCTGCTGAGCTATCGCTTGAAACAGTCGAATAACATCGCCGAGACGTTGTTTGTGCTGATGACCCTGGGGGATGACCGCACGGTGCAGCAGACTTACGCTGCGGGGGCGCTGGTGCATCAGCGCTAA